In the genome of cyanobacterium endosymbiont of Braarudosphaera bigelowii, one region contains:
- the tadA gene encoding tRNA adenosine(34) deaminase TadA, producing the protein MKNNFENNYEIHRQWMRRALTLAEKAGNIEDVPVGAIITDNHGNLIAEGYNRKKQNNDPIGHAEILAIRQASQKLQSCYLDKCILYVTLEPCMMCTGAIIHSRIGLLVYGIDDPKAGTVRTILNLPDSDASNHRLPVLSGILKEECQKQLQNWFKTVRDKKTINGK; encoded by the coding sequence ATGAAAAACAATTTTGAAAATAACTATGAAATTCACCGTCAATGGATGAGAAGAGCATTAACCTTAGCTGAAAAAGCAGGAAATATAGAAGATGTTCCTGTAGGAGCCATAATTACCGACAATCATGGGAACTTAATTGCCGAAGGATATAACCGTAAAAAACAAAATAATGATCCCATAGGACATGCAGAAATTCTTGCTATTCGCCAGGCCAGTCAAAAATTACAGTCTTGTTATTTAGATAAATGTATACTTTACGTCACACTAGAGCCTTGTATGATGTGTACTGGAGCTATCATACATTCTCGAATAGGTTTACTAGTTTATGGAATTGATGATCCTAAGGCAGGAACTGTCCGTACAATTCTGAATTTACCTGATAGCGATGCTTCAAACCATCGTTTACCTGTACTTTCCGGTATTTTAAAGGAGGAATGTCAAAAGCAATTACAGAACTGGTTTAAAACAGTAAGAGATAAGAAAACAATCAATGGAAAATAA
- the polA gene encoding DNA polymerase I, with product MTNQQDLPLLILIDGHSLAFRAYYAFSNSRKGLLKTSTGIPTSICFGFLNSLMQVIKLEKPKYIGIAFDSKEKTFRHKFDTEYKANRPETPEDFIIDIKNLQKILEILDIVTITMPGYEADDILGTLAVEASNRGYRVKVLSGDKDLFQLIDDTKNISILYLEGNRIKSSSERKYTEMTSTTVIERLGITSDQVIDYKALCGDKSDNIPGVKGIGEKTAVKLLTQYKTLEGIYHNIEYIKGANQKKLKEGKKEADRSRYLAKIIINCPLVFDIDEFELKGFDQSAAQNLFEKLELKTFNENINQLQEKLGGKFSQKLLKKTDQLINKDQVLNHSNNPKKNSKEICIRPQIISNTLQLDKLVNILLSYQNNNCPIAWDIETTDLNPQKAELIGIGCCWGEEVNDIAYIPIGHKEGKQLSKKEILEKLRPILESNIYPKVFQNTKFDRLVLENQGINLDGVVFDTMLASYVINPDNSHKLSSLCKQYLNNIVSKDYSELGINKKQTIADLDILQVADYCGMDAYSTFLLVKPLKEKLKKFPSLEQLFSKVEQSLEIVLSKMESQGILIDIDYLKNLSKEIKSNLFSLEEKIYEEAEEKFNLGSPKQLSKILFEKLQLSTKKSKKIITGYSTDHATLEKLKGDHSIIDHLLEYRTLSKLQSTYIDTLPILVDRKTCRIHTSFNQSITATGRLSSSNPNLQNIPIRTELSRKIRKAFIPPKEWLLVSADYSQIELRILAYLSQEPLLVNAYCNYQDIHTVTAQLLFDKKEITTEERNLGKTINFGVIYGMGSQRFAREAGVTIAKGKDFIKKYHERYTKVFEFLENVKIEAITKGYVTTILGRRRYFNFYSDSLRNLYGCDSSKINLEELKYSYKDSQLLRAAANAPIQGSSADIIKVAMIKIEKLLKNYQAKLLLQVHDELVFEIPLEELEELKNKIKQIMEKSVDLTIPLLVEVKSGVNWMEAK from the coding sequence ATGACAAATCAACAAGATTTGCCTCTTTTAATTTTAATTGATGGTCATTCTTTAGCATTTAGAGCTTATTATGCTTTTTCTAATTCTAGAAAAGGTCTACTCAAAACTTCTACAGGAATTCCAACTAGTATTTGTTTTGGATTTTTAAACTCATTAATGCAAGTTATCAAATTAGAGAAACCTAAATATATAGGTATTGCATTTGATAGTAAAGAAAAAACATTTCGCCATAAATTCGATACTGAATATAAGGCAAATCGTCCAGAAACTCCAGAAGATTTTATTATTGATATTAAAAATTTACAAAAAATATTAGAAATACTAGATATAGTTACGATTACCATGCCCGGATATGAAGCAGATGATATATTAGGTACACTAGCTGTAGAAGCAAGTAATAGAGGCTATCGTGTTAAAGTCCTCAGTGGTGATAAGGATCTTTTTCAACTAATTGATGATACAAAAAATATAAGTATTCTTTACTTAGAAGGAAATAGGATTAAATCTTCCTCGGAAAGAAAATATACAGAAATGACCTCCACAACAGTTATAGAAAGACTAGGGATAACATCGGATCAGGTTATTGACTATAAAGCATTATGTGGCGATAAATCAGATAATATTCCTGGAGTCAAAGGCATTGGTGAAAAAACAGCAGTTAAGCTCTTAACCCAATATAAAACATTAGAAGGCATCTATCACAATATTGAATATATTAAAGGCGCAAACCAAAAGAAACTCAAAGAAGGTAAGAAAGAAGCAGATCGCTCTCGTTATTTAGCCAAAATTATTATTAATTGCCCATTAGTTTTCGACATAGATGAATTTGAATTAAAAGGTTTTGATCAAAGTGCAGCACAAAATCTTTTTGAAAAATTAGAACTGAAAACATTTAATGAAAATATTAATCAATTACAGGAAAAATTAGGTGGAAAATTTTCTCAGAAACTATTAAAAAAAACAGACCAGTTAATCAATAAAGATCAAGTACTAAATCATAGTAATAACCCTAAAAAAAATAGTAAAGAGATATGTATTAGGCCGCAAATTATCAGCAATACACTTCAGTTGGATAAATTAGTTAATATACTTTTGAGTTATCAAAATAACAATTGTCCAATTGCTTGGGATATAGAAACAACAGACTTAAATCCCCAAAAGGCTGAATTAATAGGAATTGGATGCTGTTGGGGAGAAGAAGTAAACGATATTGCCTATATTCCTATAGGACATAAAGAAGGTAAACAATTAAGTAAAAAAGAAATTTTAGAAAAATTGCGGCCAATTCTTGAAAGCAACATTTATCCTAAAGTTTTTCAAAATACAAAGTTTGATCGTCTTGTTTTAGAGAATCAAGGTATTAATCTAGATGGAGTTGTTTTCGATACTATGCTAGCTAGCTATGTTATTAATCCTGATAATAGTCATAAATTAAGTAGTTTATGTAAACAATATTTAAATAATATTGTTTCTAAAGACTATTCAGAATTGGGAATTAATAAAAAACAAACTATTGCTGATTTAGATATTCTACAGGTTGCTGATTATTGTGGAATGGATGCTTACAGCACTTTTTTGCTAGTAAAACCATTAAAAGAAAAGCTCAAGAAATTTCCATCTTTAGAGCAGTTATTTTCAAAAGTAGAACAATCTTTGGAAATAGTTTTATCAAAAATGGAAAGCCAAGGTATTCTTATTGATATAGATTATTTAAAAAATTTATCTAAAGAAATTAAAAGCAATTTGTTTTCTCTTGAAGAGAAAATCTATGAAGAAGCTGAAGAAAAATTTAATTTAGGATCACCTAAGCAGTTAAGTAAAATTTTATTTGAAAAGTTACAGCTAAGTACTAAAAAATCTAAAAAAATAATAACTGGATATTCAACTGATCATGCTACTTTAGAAAAATTAAAAGGCGATCATTCAATTATTGATCATCTTTTAGAATACAGGACTTTATCTAAATTACAATCAACTTATATTGATACTTTACCAATACTAGTCGATAGGAAAACATGTCGAATACATACTAGTTTCAATCAATCTATTACTGCAACGGGAAGATTATCTTCCTCCAATCCAAATTTACAAAATATTCCTATTAGAACTGAATTATCCCGTAAGATTAGAAAAGCCTTTATTCCTCCTAAAGAATGGTTATTAGTTTCAGCAGACTATTCACAAATTGAATTAAGAATTTTAGCTTATTTAAGTCAAGAACCTTTACTAGTAAACGCTTATTGCAACTATCAAGATATTCATACTGTTACAGCACAGTTATTATTCGATAAAAAAGAAATTACGACAGAGGAAAGAAATTTAGGAAAAACTATTAATTTTGGTGTTATTTATGGAATGGGTTCACAAAGGTTTGCAAGAGAAGCAGGCGTAACAATAGCTAAAGGAAAAGATTTTATTAAAAAGTATCATGAACGATATACAAAAGTATTTGAGTTCCTTGAAAATGTAAAAATAGAAGCTATCACAAAGGGATACGTCACAACAATATTAGGAAGAAGACGTTATTTTAACTTTTATAGTGATAGTTTGCGCAATTTATATGGATGTGACTCTAGTAAAATCAATTTAGAGGAACTAAAGTATAGTTATAAAGATTCTCAACTATTGAGAGCTGCTGCTAATGCTCCAATACAAGGTTCAAGTGCCGATATTATTAAAGTTGCAATGATTAAAATAGAGAAACTGTTAAAAAATTATCAAGCTAAATTACTATTACAAGTTCATGATGAGTTAGTATTCGAGATACCTCTCGAAGAACTAGAAGAATTAAAGAATAAGATAAAACAAATTATGGAAAAATCTGTGGATTTAACTATTCCCTTGCTGGTAGAAGTAAAATCTGGAGTTAATTGGATGGAGGCTAAATAG
- a CDS encoding cupin: protein MLGQDWLVKNNGKLISLNSPRDWDLLNPSSPYRLYQFLIELDNIMSDVDRGKEIEEKYLLRLRHLTRKLIVNTPWISNNLSTSNISALYDEPGYPYTLQREIMLPGSSTFIHNHGTWAIVATLQGMQKNILWEPFPALEYPHKIRKTYEKVFQPGDIVSFTNDAIHSVEAVGEEPSVTLNIYGETDALKRLKFDIDHNCSYRF, encoded by the coding sequence ATGTTAGGACAAGACTGGTTAGTAAAAAATAATGGTAAGTTAATATCGCTTAATTCACCTCGAGATTGGGATTTATTAAACCCGTCTTCTCCTTATCGACTATATCAGTTTTTAATAGAGCTAGATAATATAATGAGTGACGTTGATAGAGGAAAGGAAATTGAAGAGAAATATCTCTTAAGATTGAGACATTTAACCAGAAAGTTAATAGTTAATACTCCTTGGATTAGCAATAATCTATCCACCTCTAATATATCAGCACTATATGATGAGCCAGGTTATCCATACACTCTTCAGAGAGAAATTATGCTTCCTGGTAGTAGTACATTTATTCATAATCATGGAACTTGGGCAATTGTAGCAACATTACAAGGAATGCAAAAAAATATTTTATGGGAACCTTTTCCAGCTCTAGAATATCCCCATAAAATTAGAAAAACTTATGAAAAAGTTTTTCAACCTGGGGATATCGTAAGTTTTACAAATGATGCCATTCATTCTGTTGAAGCTGTAGGTGAGGAACCAAGTGTTACTTTAAATATTTATGGAGAAACTGATGCATTGAAGAGATTAAAATTTGATATTGATCATAATTGTTCTTATCGCTTTTAG
- the ribE gene encoding riboflavin synthase — protein MFTGLIENLGMMDSLESNRFILTVLKPSTTSILSTLSIGDSIAVDGVCLTAENLTEDGFIATVSSETLQRTNLSQKVKTTNYVNLESSLCVGSKLGGHFVTGHVDGIGSLVSCTPTNKAWELTFAAPYSRVQEWSDFIQPYLITKGSIAVNGISLTIAECDLSGTWFTIAVIPHTYTHTNLCYLKPGDLVNIEGDILGKYVEKFISKTLISKKSNINSDISSDFLVKQGYL, from the coding sequence ATGTTTACTGGTTTGATTGAAAATCTTGGTATGATGGATTCTCTTGAATCTAATCGTTTTATTCTTACCGTTTTAAAACCCTCTACTACAAGTATTTTATCCACTTTATCAATAGGAGATAGCATAGCTGTAGATGGTGTATGTTTAACGGCAGAAAACTTAACAGAAGATGGTTTTATCGCCACTGTTTCTTCTGAAACTTTACAAAGAACTAATTTATCTCAAAAAGTAAAAACTACCAATTATGTTAATTTAGAGTCTTCATTATGTGTAGGGAGCAAATTAGGTGGTCACTTTGTTACTGGTCACGTAGACGGAATAGGCTCTTTAGTAAGTTGCACTCCCACTAATAAAGCTTGGGAACTAACTTTTGCAGCTCCGTATTCAAGAGTCCAAGAATGGTCTGATTTTATTCAACCATATTTGATTACAAAAGGAAGTATAGCTGTTAATGGTATCAGTTTGACTATAGCTGAATGTGATCTATCAGGAACTTGGTTTACAATTGCAGTAATACCTCATACCTATACACATACTAATCTCTGTTATCTAAAACCTGGTGATTTAGTAAATATTGAAGGAGATATTTTAGGCAAATATGTAGAGAAATTTATCAGTAAAACTTTAATATCTAAAAAATCTAACATTAATTCAGATATCAGTTCAGATTTTTTAGTAAAGCAAGGATATTTATGA
- a CDS encoding DNA cytosine methyltransferase — protein MNQKRPIAIDLFAGVGGMTLGFEQAGFDVLGAIEIDPIHCAVHQYNFPFWTTICSDVSIINAMTIKNLSHIGDRDIDVVFGGPPCQGFSSIGKRDPKDSRNDLVKHFIRLVLELQPKYFVIENVPGMATKNNQIFLEEIFNKFNANNYQIQTNYRILNSANYGVPQIRKRLFLLGAKSNLPLPKYPQFLTNYERNVNFTIPFTPTVSQAISNLPEVNYYPELNYKDWIKVNYFEHNDYVQSILNSSDNFSYQRIYDKNLLTSSLRTKHTKKLIERFQKTPQGQKEPISRFFKLHPEGFCNTLRAGTPSNRGSYTSPRPIHPFTPRCITVREAARLHSYPDWFRFHVTKWHGFRQVGNSVPPLLARAIAKEIIKALDILPIKPVVRYRLKDEERLSFNNSQAASYYNIDANVIGKRIKKKQIT, from the coding sequence ATGAATCAAAAACGTCCTATTGCTATTGACTTATTCGCCGGTGTGGGAGGAATGACACTTGGTTTTGAACAAGCTGGATTTGATGTTTTAGGAGCTATAGAAATTGATCCAATTCACTGTGCTGTTCATCAATATAATTTTCCATTTTGGACAACTATATGTTCTGATGTTTCTATAATAAATGCTATGACAATTAAAAATTTATCTCATATTGGAGATAGGGATATTGATGTTGTTTTTGGCGGTCCACCTTGTCAAGGTTTTTCTTCGATAGGTAAACGAGATCCAAAAGATAGTCGTAATGATTTAGTTAAACATTTTATTCGCTTAGTTCTAGAATTACAGCCTAAGTACTTTGTAATTGAAAATGTTCCTGGTATGGCTACGAAAAATAATCAAATATTCTTAGAAGAAATATTTAATAAATTCAATGCCAATAATTATCAGATCCAAACAAATTATAGAATATTGAATTCTGCTAACTACGGAGTTCCACAAATAAGAAAAAGACTTTTTCTTCTAGGAGCAAAATCAAATTTACCTCTTCCTAAATATCCTCAATTTTTGACTAATTACGAAAGAAACGTAAATTTCACTATTCCTTTTACTCCAACAGTAAGTCAAGCTATCAGTAATTTACCTGAAGTTAACTATTATCCAGAGCTAAACTACAAGGATTGGATTAAAGTTAACTACTTTGAACATAATGATTATGTTCAAAGTATTCTTAACTCCAGTGATAATTTTTCTTATCAAAGAATATATGATAAGAATCTTTTAACTTCCAGTTTAAGAACAAAGCACACAAAAAAATTGATTGAAAGATTTCAAAAAACCCCTCAAGGTCAAAAGGAACCTATTAGCAGATTTTTCAAATTGCACCCAGAAGGTTTTTGTAATACTTTAAGAGCTGGAACACCTAGTAATAGAGGATCATACACATCTCCTCGACCTATTCATCCCTTTACTCCTAGATGTATTACTGTCAGAGAAGCTGCAAGATTGCATTCTTATCCTGATTGGTTTAGATTTCATGTGACTAAGTGGCATGGATTTCGACAAGTTGGTAATTCAGTACCCCCTTTATTAGCAAGAGCTATCGCCAAAGAAATTATTAAAGCTTTAGATATATTACCTATTAAACCAGTTGTTCGATACAGGTTAAAGGATGAAGAGAGATTAAGCTTTAATAATTCACAAGCAGCAAGTTATTACAATATAGATGCTAACGTAATTGGAAAAAGAATAAAGAAAAAACAAATTACTTAA
- a CDS encoding S41 family peptidase encodes MKGNFSKFIFFFVTLILYSYFILTADAYALTKNQKLLLESWDLLNTSYLDDTFNHQNWHLVRQDLLKYSLKTREDTYKAIDEMLITLDEPFTRLLRPEQYHNLQIETSGELLGVGLRIQVNSKTGDLEVVSSLKNSPAYFAGIRSHDLVLEIDGISTNSLTLDQAAEKMRGPIGTEITLTIFSSQDKKIYQNKIIRKHISLSPLIVNIEKTLPNLFIGYIRLDKFSANAAEEMKKAIEKLRKEGAKSYILDLRDNPGGLLQGGIDIARLWMNKGTIVYTINRQGIQDSFSSFGTPLTNAPLVLLVNKGTASSSEILAGALQDSKRAILLGERTFGKGLIQSLFELSDNSSLAITVARYETPNHRNIHKLGIQPDRFISEGPLTYDEIATVKDIQYQEAIKFLKEKNRLLEDG; translated from the coding sequence ATGAAAGGAAATTTTTCTAAATTTATATTTTTTTTTGTTACTCTAATTCTTTATAGTTACTTTATTTTAACTGCCGATGCTTATGCTCTCACTAAAAATCAAAAATTATTATTAGAATCTTGGGATTTACTGAACACATCTTATTTAGATGACACTTTTAATCATCAAAATTGGCATTTAGTAAGACAAGATTTATTAAAGTATTCTCTCAAGACACGAGAAGATACTTATAAGGCAATTGATGAAATGCTAATCACACTTGACGAACCTTTTACTCGTTTACTGAGGCCAGAACAATACCATAACCTACAAATTGAGACTTCAGGAGAATTATTAGGAGTAGGTTTACGAATTCAAGTTAATTCTAAAACTGGCGACTTAGAAGTTGTCTCTTCTCTTAAAAACTCTCCTGCATATTTTGCTGGTATTAGATCACATGATTTGGTTCTAGAAATTGACGGTATCAGTACTAATAGCTTAACCTTAGATCAAGCTGCTGAAAAAATGCGCGGACCAATTGGTACAGAAATTACTTTAACTATATTTTCTTCTCAAGATAAAAAAATATATCAAAATAAGATTATTCGTAAGCATATATCTTTAAGTCCTTTAATAGTCAATATAGAAAAAACTTTACCTAATTTATTTATTGGTTATATTCGTTTAGATAAATTTAGTGCAAATGCTGCTGAAGAAATGAAAAAGGCCATTGAGAAGCTTAGGAAAGAAGGTGCAAAATCTTATATTTTGGATTTAAGAGATAATCCCGGAGGACTTTTACAAGGCGGAATTGATATTGCTCGTCTATGGATGAATAAAGGGACGATAGTTTATACTATCAATCGTCAAGGTATTCAGGATAGTTTTAGTTCTTTTGGAACACCATTAACAAATGCTCCATTAGTTTTATTGGTTAACAAAGGTACTGCAAGTTCTAGTGAAATCCTGGCAGGAGCTTTACAAGATAGCAAAAGAGCAATATTGTTGGGTGAAAGAACTTTTGGGAAAGGTCTAATTCAATCTTTATTTGAATTGTCTGATAATTCTAGCTTAGCTATTACTGTAGCTAGATACGAAACTCCTAATCATAGAAATATTCATAAATTAGGTATTCAACCGGATAGATTTATTTCAGAAGGGCCACTTACTTATGATGAGATTGCAACAGTAAAAGACATACAGTATCAGGAAGCAATTAAATTTTTAAAAGAAAAAAATAGATTATTAGAAGATGGATAA
- the glyQ gene encoding glycine--tRNA ligase subunit alpha — protein sequence MSINFQEIITKLSNFWSSYGCLILQPYDIEKGAGTMNPSTFLRAIGPEPWSVAYVEPCRRPTDGRYGKNPNRFQYYFQYQVLIKPSLDNIQEVYLESLKALGIKPQDHDIRFVEDNWESPTLGAWGVGWEVWLDGMEVTQFTYFQQCGGKDCYPTPIEITYGLERLAMYLQEVEVITDIQWNESINYGDIFLQSEIEQCIYNFEVSNSDLLFQLFNLYEKEAERLISKKLVSPSLDYVLKCSHSFNLLDARGVISVAERTLYIARIRSLAKEIADLYLEQRRNLDFPLLHKDINYF from the coding sequence GTGTCAATTAATTTTCAGGAAATTATTACAAAATTGAGTAATTTTTGGAGTAGCTATGGTTGTCTAATTTTACAGCCTTATGATATTGAAAAAGGTGCAGGAACTATGAATCCTAGTACATTTCTTAGAGCTATTGGTCCAGAACCCTGGTCAGTAGCATATGTGGAACCTTGTCGCCGTCCAACAGATGGTCGTTACGGCAAAAATCCTAACCGTTTTCAATATTATTTTCAGTACCAGGTGTTAATTAAGCCGTCTCTAGATAATATTCAAGAAGTCTATTTGGAATCTCTTAAAGCATTAGGTATTAAACCTCAAGATCATGATATTCGTTTTGTAGAAGATAATTGGGAATCGCCTACTTTAGGTGCATGGGGCGTGGGCTGGGAAGTATGGCTTGATGGGATGGAGGTTACTCAATTTACTTACTTTCAACAATGTGGAGGAAAAGATTGTTATCCAACTCCTATAGAAATAACTTATGGCTTAGAAAGATTAGCAATGTATTTACAGGAGGTAGAGGTAATTACTGATATTCAATGGAATGAAAGTATCAACTATGGAGATATATTTCTACAAAGTGAAATAGAACAGTGCATATATAACTTTGAGGTATCTAATTCTGATTTACTATTTCAATTATTCAACTTATATGAAAAAGAGGCTGAAAGATTAATTTCTAAAAAATTAGTTTCTCCTAGTTTAGACTATGTTTTAAAGTGTTCTCATTCATTTAATCTATTAGATGCTAGAGGAGTAATTTCAGTAGCAGAAAGAACTCTTTATATAGCTCGCATTCGTTCTTTAGCTAAAGAAATTGCCGACTTATACTTGGAGCAGAGAAGAAATCTTGATTTTCCTTTATTACATAAAGATATTAACTACTTTTAA
- a CDS encoding excinuclease ABC subunit C encodes MSNLQNLPLLEDLKAVSLDNLTKLPEKIGICLMANKSGYVYYVSKSTNLKQYLLNYDLSNLYQNNIYKIHYLLCNQTELEDIEAEYLIFYTPFRNQDKNQIDTEKIPNSISLSFHQKIDRYLEICNLIDKLEKEKEILKKDITNHADDYKQKNGTNLTYKSITILTNQRKIWEYSSVVKELETKIKNLKKVEQKNGLAKVVKLSLYSTIRGK; translated from the coding sequence ATGTCTAACTTACAAAATTTACCTTTATTAGAAGATTTAAAAGCAGTTAGCTTAGATAATTTAACTAAATTACCAGAAAAAATAGGTATTTGTTTAATGGCTAATAAATCTGGATATGTATATTATGTAAGCAAATCTACGAATCTTAAGCAATATTTATTAAATTATGATTTATCAAATTTGTATCAAAATAATATCTACAAAATCCACTACTTGCTTTGTAATCAGACAGAATTAGAAGACATAGAAGCAGAGTATCTTATTTTCTATACACCTTTTCGGAATCAAGATAAAAATCAAATAGATACTGAAAAGATACCTAACTCTATATCCTTATCATTTCATCAAAAAATTGATAGATATTTAGAAATATGCAATTTAATAGATAAATTAGAAAAAGAAAAAGAAATTTTAAAAAAAGATATTACGAACCATGCTGATGATTACAAACAAAAAAACGGAACAAATTTAACTTATAAAAGTATTACTATTTTAACTAATCAACGTAAGATTTGGGAATATTCCAGTGTAGTAAAAGAATTGGAAACTAAAATTAAAAATTTGAAGAAAGTAGAACAAAAAAATGGGTTAGCTAAAGTTGTGAAGCTTTCTCTCTACTCTACAATTCGAGGGAAGTAA
- the ffh gene encoding signal recognition particle protein has product MFDVLSDRLEEAWKKLRGQDAITHTNIQETLKEVRRALLEADVNLQVVKNFIIDVEKSAIGIKVIGGVNPGQQFIKVVYEELVKVMGESASPLARAENNPTVILMVGLQGTGKTTATAKLAHYLKKQKQSCLMVAADIYRPAAIDQLKTLGDQIEIPVFELGNQENPVDIAIQGVNRAKEMDLDVVIIDTAGRLQVDQEMMLELAQIKESINPDDTLLVVDAMTGQEAANLAQVFHEQIKVTGTILTKMDGDTRGGAALSVRQVSGQPIKFVGVGEKIDALQLFYPDRMASRILNMGDILTLVEKAQEEIDLSDMEQLQSKILDAKFDFNDFLKQTRLMKSVGSFSSILKMVPGLNKINTKDIEKGESELKRTEAMIGSMTLEERKNPDLLAKSPSRRNRIAKGSGHSETEISKLIKNFTRMRTMMQQLGKGGIPGMGNGIPSMGDLFGQKGNQKKKTKKVKKKKGFGDL; this is encoded by the coding sequence ATGTTTGATGTTCTTAGTGATCGCTTAGAAGAAGCTTGGAAAAAACTACGTGGTCAAGATGCAATAACTCATACAAATATACAAGAAACTTTAAAAGAAGTTCGACGTGCTCTTTTAGAAGCAGACGTTAATTTACAGGTAGTCAAAAATTTTATTATAGATGTTGAAAAATCTGCAATCGGTATAAAAGTCATTGGAGGAGTTAATCCTGGTCAACAGTTTATAAAAGTTGTTTATGAAGAATTAGTAAAAGTTATGGGAGAAAGTGCTTCTCCTCTAGCTAGAGCAGAAAATAATCCTACAGTTATTTTAATGGTAGGTTTACAAGGAACTGGTAAAACAACTGCGACAGCAAAACTTGCTCACTATCTTAAAAAACAAAAACAAAGTTGTTTAATGGTTGCTGCAGATATATACCGTCCTGCAGCCATTGATCAATTAAAAACACTAGGAGATCAAATTGAGATTCCAGTTTTTGAATTAGGTAATCAAGAAAACCCTGTTGATATCGCTATCCAAGGTGTTAATCGAGCAAAAGAAATGGACCTTGATGTAGTTATTATCGACACAGCAGGACGACTACAGGTTGATCAAGAAATGATGCTTGAATTGGCTCAAATAAAAGAAAGTATTAATCCTGATGATACTTTACTAGTCGTAGATGCTATGACGGGTCAAGAAGCGGCTAATCTTGCTCAAGTTTTTCATGAGCAAATTAAAGTAACGGGCACAATATTAACTAAGATGGATGGAGACACCAGAGGTGGAGCAGCCTTATCAGTTAGGCAGGTTTCAGGACAACCTATAAAGTTTGTTGGTGTTGGTGAAAAAATAGATGCTTTGCAACTTTTTTATCCTGATCGAATGGCTTCTAGGATATTAAATATGGGAGATATCCTCACATTAGTGGAAAAAGCTCAGGAAGAAATTGATCTTTCTGATATGGAACAACTGCAATCGAAAATTCTAGATGCAAAATTCGACTTTAACGATTTTCTTAAACAAACGCGTCTAATGAAAAGCGTGGGATCATTTAGTAGTATTTTAAAAATGGTTCCAGGATTAAATAAAATTAACACCAAAGACATTGAAAAAGGAGAAAGTGAACTAAAACGTACTGAAGCTATGATCGGTTCTATGACATTGGAGGAACGAAAAAATCCAGATTTATTAGCAAAATCTCCAAGTCGTAGAAATCGTATTGCTAAAGGTTCAGGACACTCTGAAACTGAAATTAGTAAACTAATCAAAAACTTTACTAGAATGCGTACAATGATGCAACAATTAGGAAAAGGTGGAATACCGGGAATGGGGAATGGAATACCAAGTATGGGAGATTTGTTTGGCCAAAAAGGAAACCAAAAGAAAAAAACGAAAAAAGTGAAAAAGAAAAAGGGTTTTGGAGATCTATAA